A single Lacerta agilis isolate rLacAgi1 chromosome 10, rLacAgi1.pri, whole genome shotgun sequence DNA region contains:
- the LOC117054178 gene encoding LOW QUALITY PROTEIN: nucleoside diphosphate kinase 6-like (The sequence of the model RefSeq protein was modified relative to this genomic sequence to represent the inferred CDS: inserted 1 base in 1 codon) has translation MRAVLRAPRRVLQLTLAIIKPDAVAHPLFLEAVHQTILDNRLLIVRSKDLMWSKEESQKFYQEHSGRFFYQRLVEFMASGPMRTYILAHEDAIPLWRSLMGPTKVFRAQHTDPESIRGSFGLTDTRXTVHGSDSAASASREIAFFFPDFNEERWYQQEEPLLREREAGRDTKAIPRHVPRDGWAEAD, from the exons ATGAGGGCCGTCCTGCGTGCTCCGCGGCGGGTGCTGCAACTCACCCTTGCCATCATCAAGCCTGATGCTGTGGCTCACCCTCTCTTCCTCGAG GCCGTCCACCAGACCATCCTGGACAACCGGTTATTGATCGTCAGGAGCAAGGATCTGATGTGGAGCAAGGAGGAGAGCCAGAAATTCTACCAGGAGCACTCAG GGCGTTTCTTCTACCAGAGGCTGGTGGAATTCATGGCCAG cGGCCCCATGAGGACCTACATCCTTGCCCACGAGGATGCCATCCCGCTCTGGAGGTCTCTGATGGGTCCCACCAAGGTTTTCCGCGCCCAGCACACAGACCCAGAGTCCATCCGCGGATCGTTCGGCCTCACGGACACTC ACACCGTGCACGGCTCAG ATTCGGCCGCATCAGCCAGCAGGGAAATCGCCTTCTTCTTCCCAGATTTCAACGAAGAGCGGTGGTACCAGCAGGAAGAGCCTCTGCTGCGGGAGAGGGAGGCTGGCCGTGATACCAAGGCGATCCCTCGCCATGTGCCCAGAGATGGCTGGGCAGAGGCAGACTGA